The following are from one region of the Penaeus chinensis breed Huanghai No. 1 chromosome 32, ASM1920278v2, whole genome shotgun sequence genome:
- the LOC125042554 gene encoding uncharacterized protein LOC125042554, with translation MQLVGALNTSEQSTPLWHWRHYCLAANLSSGDWAMAVQGEITIRDQGDIRLINKSIDGDGVLILGQDQDVLGGGFQEDQSLSGEITALHIWDYALDDVMINDIANFQSNLQEKPRIEHTNKQTNNRTKHHAGNVVSWLTSSWEMHGEVEIRDLPREMVTQMPITHIMMADPKPFPEATHLCSLLKGKMSAPASERENELLHNHTMSYYPLCKNNLGHIYLWVGYSDVREEGVWEDSGTGQKLSYPGSWNTYEPNGYREENCVSMFYSPGRWVDVTCFRTLCWSCQFTKLTEVKVLGLCKNSVLDLHYVLAGDKNGYPHFTGSRRSHIFWSPENQTYVMQSLWNNQTYGVMKKRGGGTPLPIGSHTWSFSSALCSGRPSTLKLTLSACSSGYFTCGDGSCVAFNERCDRRTNCNDYSDEEDCSVLSLQQITDGYRPEIPPPSIDNGTALNVLVRVYVVTLTSINTVNMEFTADFILQMRWYDARLFFENLKDETDLNALTQTEKKSIWVPTLSFKSARGNRRSLLDEETKVYVLKRGQPIPSDMTFVHEIEVYNGRTAQLLLERKYHVLYGCTFELQMYPFDTQICTMSFQTQSATKMYVKLVADYVTFLGRRQLVEYVVGDVTMVDVNDNSSYSSLKLDMVLIRQSGYHLVTTYLPTSIMIVIAYITFYFKVHDFNDRVMVSLTSLLVLSSLLTQTSETLPKTSYFKMVDIWLFFCIVIIFMVILIHTASICVQDDHEICTMDDQSDRNDGSNDRFGGQVRAGNGLKKLHVMCKQRVRVTPTFILTFGKISIPFVVGVFNIIYWSLALTK, from the exons ATGCAGTTAGTTGGAGCGCTGAACACCTCGGAGCAAAGCACACCCCTGTGGCATTGGCGGCATTATTGCTTAGCGGCCAACCTCTCTTCGGGAGATTGGGCCATGGCCGTTCAGGGTGAAATCACCATCAG GGATCAAGGCGACATAAGGCTAATCAACAAGAGCATAGACGGCGATGGAGTTTTAATTCTGGGCCAAGACCAAGACGTGCTCGGAGGAGGGTTTCAG GAGGACCAGTCCCTATCAGGGGAGATAACAGCACTGCACATTTGGGATTATGCACTGGACGACGTCATGATAAATGATATTGCTAATTTCCAGTCCAACTTGCAAG AGAAGCCAAGAAtcgaacacacaaacaagcaaacgaataACCGAACAAAACACCACGCAGGCAATGTAGTCAGCTGGCTAACCTCGTCGTGGGAGATGCACGGGGAAGTCGAGATCCGGGACCTGCCGCGCGAAATGGTTACCCAAATGCCCATAACCCACATCATGATGGCCGACCCGAAGCCCTTTCCCGAAGCCACTCATCTCTGTAGCCTCCTGAAG GGGAAAATGTCTGCTCCAGCatcagaaagagaaaacgaactaTTACATAATCACACAATGTCCTATTACCCACTCTGTAaaaataaccttggccacatctATCTGTGGGTCGGTTACTCCGATGTCAGAGAGGAAG GAGTTTGGGAAGACAGTGGCACCGGCCAGAAGCTAAGTTACCCAGGGAGTTGGAACACCTACGAACCCAATGGATATCGGGAAGAAAACTGCGTCTCCATGTTTTACTCTCCTGGACGATGGGTCGATGTCACATGCTT CCGAACCCTGTGCTGGTCATGCCAGTTCACGAAGCTCACGGAGGTGAAAGTTTTAGGCTTATGTAAAAACTCGGTTCTCGATTTGCACTATGTATTAGCAGGAGACAAGAATGGATACCCACACTTCACTGGTTCCCGACGATCCCACATATTCTGGAGTCCCGAAAACCAGACGTACGTGATGCAGTCCTTGTGGAACAACCAAACTTACGGCGTCATGAAG aaaagaggaggaggaacaccaTTGCCAATAGGAAGTCACACCTGGTCCTTCAGTTCGGCTCTGTGTTCTGGCCGTCCGTCTACTCTGAAGCTAACCTTATCGGCTTGTAGCTCCGGGTACTTTACGTGCGGAGATGGGTCCTGCGTAGCTTTTAATGAGCGGTGTGACAGACGCACAAACTGCAATGATTATTCTGACGAAGAAGATTGCAGTGTACTG tcattacAGCAAATTACAGACGGCTACCGACCAGAGATTCCACCTCCATCTATTGATAATGGAACAGCCCTGAACGTCCTGGTTCGAGTTTACGTCGTTACCCTGACGTCTATCAACACTGTCAATATGGAATTCACCGCTGATTTTATTCTGCAG aTGAGGTGGTACGACGCACGGCTTTTCTTCGAGAACCTCAAAGATGAAACAGACCTAAATGCTCTTACACAGACGGAAAAGAAATCTATTTGGGTTCCCACATTAAGTTTCAAAAGCGCTCGTGGAAACAGACGAAGCCTGCTCGACGAAGAGACCAAAGTCTATGTTCTGAAAAGGGGACAGCCAATACCATCGGATATGACGTTTGTACATGAGA TTGAAGTGTACAACGGTCGCACAGCCCAGCTCTTGCTCGAGAGAAAGTATCACGTCTTGTATGGCTGCACATTCGAACTTCAGATGTATCCATTCGATACAcag ATCTGCACGATGAGCTTCCAAACTCAGTCTGCCACGAAAATGTACGTAAAACTGGTGGCAGACTACGTCACGTTTCTTGGTAGAAGGCAACTGGTTGAGTATGTGGTCGGCGATGTGACGATGGTTGATGTGAACGATAACTCCAGCTACAGCAGTTTGAAG CTTGACATGGTCCTGATCAGGCAGAGTGGATATCATTTGGTCACGACATATCTGCCAACTTCAATAATGATCGTCATAGCATATATTACCTTTTACTTTAAGGTCCACGATTTCAAT gaccGCGTGATGGTTTCCCTCACATCCCTCTTAGTGCTGTCCTCTCTCCTTACACAAACTTCAGAAACTCTTCCCAAGACATCGTACTTCAAAATGGTTGATATTTGGCTCTTCTTCTGCATAGTCATAATCTTCATGGTTATTCTCATCCATACCGCATCCATCTGTGTACAAGATGATCACGAGATTTGCACTATGGATGATCAGAGTGACAGAAATGATGGGTCTAATGATCGATTTGGTGGCCAGGTTAGAGCTGGAAATGGTTTGAAAAAGCTACATGTTATGTGCAAGCAGAGAGTGAGGGTCACTCCAACTTTCATTCTGACTTTTGGGAAAATTAGCATTCCTTTTGTTGTAGGCGTCTTTAATATCATTTACTGGTCTCTTGCCCTCACCAAGTGA